The following proteins are encoded in a genomic region of Herminiimonas arsenicoxydans:
- the thiE gene encoding Thiamine-phosphate pyrophosphorylase (TMP pyrophosphorylase) (TMP-PPase) (Thiamine-phosphate synthase) (ThiE) (Evidence 2b : Function of strongly homologous gene; PubMedId : 8432721; Product type e : enzyme), with product MQGLYLVTPDWDDTRKLLEITELALKGGVTLLQYRHKTADAALRREQAECLQALAKSYQCPFIINDYIDLCMELDADGIHVGGTDMAVADVRKAIGPQKILGASCYGSLEMAHAAEAAGASYVAFGGFYPSKVKKYPVTTDPMIVAHWKEQGKVPSCVIGGMTKENAAPLVRNGADMVAAISSIYLAGDPQAAARAFVNLFAE from the coding sequence ATGCAAGGTTTGTATCTCGTCACCCCGGATTGGGACGACACCCGCAAGTTGCTGGAAATCACCGAGTTGGCGCTGAAAGGCGGCGTCACGCTGCTGCAATATCGCCATAAAACGGCGGATGCCGCTTTGCGTCGTGAACAGGCTGAATGCCTGCAGGCACTCGCCAAAAGTTATCAATGCCCGTTCATCATCAATGACTATATCGATCTGTGCATGGAACTCGACGCCGACGGCATCCATGTCGGCGGTACCGATATGGCGGTGGCCGATGTACGCAAGGCGATCGGCCCGCAAAAGATACTCGGCGCATCCTGTTACGGCAGCCTGGAGATGGCGCATGCAGCAGAAGCGGCAGGCGCCAGCTATGTGGCCTTCGGCGGCTTTTATCCATCGAAGGTGAAGAAGTATCCGGTCACGACAGACCCCATGATCGTCGCGCACTGGAAAGAGCAGGGCAAGGTGCCTAGTTGCGTGATTGGCGGCATGACAAAAGAAAATGCGGCGCCGCTGGTCAGGAATGGTGCGGATATGGTCGCTGCCATCAGCAGCATCTATCTGGCTGGCGATCCGCAGGCTGCGGCGCGCGCTTTCGTCAATTTATTTGCCGAGTAA